The Frondihabitans peucedani DNA window CCAGAAGTCGGTCGACAAGCAGAAGGCCGACGTCGGAGCCCTGAAAGACGACGTGGCCCGCTGGAACGACCCTGCCTACATCGAGGCCCAGGCCCGCGACCGCCTGCTCTACGTGTACCCGGGGGAGTACAGCTACCTCGTGATGGACGACGACCGCGCGTCGGGGTCGACCACGACGACGAAGTCGGGCGACACCATCTCGAACAAGATCCAGAATCCGAAGGTCGACTGGGTCGGCGGCATGATGTCGTCGGTCCTCGACGCCGGGCTCACGACGAAGCCGGCCGAGAAGCTCGTCTCGCCCGACATCACCACCGGCAGGTAGGCCGGCCGGAGGGCCCTCGCCCGCCCGGTATTCTGGAGTGCTGATGACTACGCCTCCCTTCGCCCCCGTGACCGAGCACGACGTGTTCGTCGTCACCCAGCAGCTCGGGCGCCCCGCGCGCGACGTGATCGGCATCGCGGCGCGGTGCGTCTGCGGCAACCCCACGGTCGTCTCGACGAAGCCGCGGCTCGGCGACGGCACGCCGTTCCCGACGCTGTACTACCTGTGCCACCCGGGCGCCACCGCCGCCATCTCGACGCTCGAGGCCAACGGCGTCATGGCCGAGTTTACCGCTCTCCTGGCCGACAGCCCCGAGCTGCAACAGCAGTACCTCCGCGCTCACGAGGCGTACCTCGCCGACCGCGAGAGCATCGAGCACGTCGACGAGATCGACCACGTGACGGCCGGCGGCATGCCCGAGCGGATCAAGTGCCTGCACGCGCTCGCAGGGCACGCGCTCGCGGCCGGGCCGGGCGTCAACCCGTTCGGCGACCTGGCACTCGAGCGCGCCTCGTGGAGCCCCGACGTCTGCACCTGCCCCGACTACTCGGGCGTCTCGACGGCCTCCGAGAGCGAGTAGGGCCGATGCGCAGGATCAGCCGCCCCGCCGCCCTCGCGGTGGTCGCCCTGGCGCTCTCGATCCTGCTCGCCCCCGTCGCCCTGACGGTCACCGCCCAGCCCGCGCGCGCCGACTCGCTCCGCGCCCGCGAGTACTGGCTCGACGACTACGGCATCCGGAGCGCCTGGTCGACGACCGAGGGGCAGGGCGTGACCGTGGCCGTCATCGACACGGGTGTCGACGGCTCGGTCCCCGAGCTCCGGGGGGTCGTCACCGGCGGCACCGACTTCTCCGGCAAGGGAGGAGCCGACGGTCAGACGCCGATCGACGACGACTCGTCGCACGGCACGCTCGTCGGATCACTCATCGCCGGCCGCGGCACCGGGCCGACGTCCGGGATGATCGGCGTGGCTCCGAAGGCGCACCTGCTGTCGATCTCGGTCGGGTTCGGATCGAGCGCCGTCGACCCCGACGGGCAGATCGCGAAGGCCGTCGTCTGGGCCGTCGACCACGGCGCGAAGGTCATCAACATGTCGCTCACGCGCAACACGCTCGACTGGCCGACGAGCTGGGACAGGGCGTTTCTCTACGCAATGAAGCACGGCGTGGTGGTGGTGGCCGCGGCGGGGAACCGGGGGAGCGGGACCGACGAGGTCGGAGCGCCCGCGACGATGCCGGGCGTCCTCACCGTCGCCGGCGTCGACCAGGCGAAGAACGCCAGCTTCGACGCGTCCAGTCAGGGCATCACCATCGGCGTCGCGGCTCCGAGCGAGGGCCTCGTCGGCGTCGCTCCCGGTGGCGGCTACCTCCTCTGGTCGGGCACCAGCGGCGCGACCCCGATCGTCGCCGGCATCGCCGCCCTCGTGATCGCAGCCCACCCGGGGATCTCGGCCGACGACGTCATCCAGCGCATCGTCTCCACCGCTACGCCGAAGGGCACCCCGTCGCCGGGGCCCATCTACGGACACGGCCTGGTCGACGCGCAGAAGGCGGTCACGGCCGACGTCGCGCACGTCACGAGCAACCCCCTCGGCGACCTGTCCGGCTGGATCCGGCTGCACCGGCGGGCCGAGGCCACGCCGCAGGCGACGTCGAAGCCGGTGCCGACGACCCCGGTCACGGCGACGCCGACGACCGCGACGGCCGCGGGGACGGATGACGGGATCCTGCCCTCCGCCGAGGGGATCCGCTCGGTGGGGATCCCGGTCACGGTCTATTCTCTTTTCGGAGTCATCTTCCTCGCCGTCGTCATCGGGGCCGCACGGCATCTCAGACGGATCCGCGCCAGGCGCTAGCCTGGTCTCCGTCCCCACCTACCAAGGAGTCCATCACTCGTGCCCAAGATCCTCATCGTCGGCGGCGGATACGCCGGGTTCTACACCGCCTGGAAGCTCGAGAAGTGGCTGCGCAAGGGTGAGGCCGAGGTCACCGTGGTCGACCCGCTGCCCTACATGACGTACCAGCCGTTCCTCCCCGAGGTCGCCGCCGGGTCGATCGAGCCGCGTCACGCCATCGTGTCGCTCCGCCGTCACCTGAAGAGCACGAACGTCATCACCGCCAAGGTGACGAA harbors:
- a CDS encoding septum formation initiator family protein; translated protein: MASDHQKTDTGSTRRVPVSLPAMETAAGGWLRGMRFSGFSLIMLVIIVLFVVILAPSLRTLIQQQQQISSLQKSVDKQKADVGALKDDVARWNDPAYIEAQARDRLLYVYPGEYSYLVMDDDRASGSTTTTKSGDTISNKIQNPKVDWVGGMMSSVLDAGLTTKPAEKLVSPDITTGR
- a CDS encoding DUF501 domain-containing protein codes for the protein MTTPPFAPVTEHDVFVVTQQLGRPARDVIGIAARCVCGNPTVVSTKPRLGDGTPFPTLYYLCHPGATAAISTLEANGVMAEFTALLADSPELQQQYLRAHEAYLADRESIEHVDEIDHVTAGGMPERIKCLHALAGHALAAGPGVNPFGDLALERASWSPDVCTCPDYSGVSTASESE
- a CDS encoding S8 family peptidase produces the protein MRRISRPAALAVVALALSILLAPVALTVTAQPARADSLRAREYWLDDYGIRSAWSTTEGQGVTVAVIDTGVDGSVPELRGVVTGGTDFSGKGGADGQTPIDDDSSHGTLVGSLIAGRGTGPTSGMIGVAPKAHLLSISVGFGSSAVDPDGQIAKAVVWAVDHGAKVINMSLTRNTLDWPTSWDRAFLYAMKHGVVVVAAAGNRGSGTDEVGAPATMPGVLTVAGVDQAKNASFDASSQGITIGVAAPSEGLVGVAPGGGYLLWSGTSGATPIVAGIAALVIAAHPGISADDVIQRIVSTATPKGTPSPGPIYGHGLVDAQKAVTADVAHVTSNPLGDLSGWIRLHRRAEATPQATSKPVPTTPVTATPTTATAAGTDDGILPSAEGIRSVGIPVTVYSLFGVIFLAVVIGAARHLRRIRARR